The Candidatus Cloacimonadota bacterium genome contains a region encoding:
- a CDS encoding pyridoxal 5'-phosphate synthase lyase subunit PdxS → QLGADGVFVGSGIFKSEEPEAMAKAIVQAVHNFDNPELLAQVSKGLGAAMKGLDATLIPEGDVL, encoded by the coding sequence TGCAGCTTGGAGCTGATGGTGTATTCGTGGGTTCAGGGATCTTCAAGTCTGAGGAGCCAGAGGCAATGGCAAAGGCAATCGTCCAGGCAGTGCATAATTTTGATAATCCGGAACTCCTGGCCCAGGTTTCTAAAGGTCTTGGTGCAGCCATGAAGGGTCTTGATGCGACATTAATTCCAGAGGGAGACGTTCTGTAG